A region of the Penicillium psychrofluorescens genome assembly, chromosome: 6 genome:
CGGTTCTCGTGCACGCTCTAAGCCGGGGGACATCGGGTCAGTTTGAGGGTCAGAGAATAGTTGCCAGAAGAGACTAACGTGAGGCGGGCCGAGGATAGTTCCATTCCAGTTGCTCATCATCATGTCCTCTCCATCCGCAAGACCGTAAGAGCACGCCTCTAGAATCCAAAGTTAGCGGACGCTGCCGAATTCCCCGCGGGTTCCTGCTGGACGGCCGAACCTGCACCCAATcctttctcgcccttctccagctcctccaggagTCTAAAATTTCTGGGAATCTTGGCCGACATGTTGTGAGCACCGAAGTGAGTAGTTTGCGTCGAGTAgcaggaaggaaggaagaaagaaagcatGAAGGAGGGGCTGAGAGCCGTTAGTCACCCGGGTCACGTGCGATAAGTGCGCGCTTATCGAGAAGCCACTGGATCATTTGTTGTTGATGGACACGGAGACTCTCCAGCATGCAGTGGCCATGTCCTCCCAATTCTTGCAGACGGAGCTGGCAAACCTCGTCCAGGAGTCCAAGAGAAAGAATGCCGACCTGCGCAGTGTTGGTAATCCCATACCCGCCACAATGGACTGCACACTAACCCCAGAGGAAcccaggctgctgagcagtCGCTCAATGAGCTAAAGGCACTGCCTTCCACCTCGGAGGCTCAGATATCCGCAGGTGTGTGCATTCATGTCTGTTCGCAAGGTATTCGGCAGCTAACAAGCAGCTAGATCTGGCCCGCCGGCCAACCTTCGTCGACCCGTTCATCATTGCCTGTCATACGCGCCATGCGAAGCTTGCGGGTATTGGCGTCATCTGTCTGCAGCGACTGATCGCATCTCGATCGTTGCCGTCGGCCCGTTTGAAAGATGTCCTTGAAGGACTCAAGGATACGACGAATTTGAGTAAGTGTGCTTGAATGTGGCCGACCTCAGTGATAGCTTCTAACGCCGCCTCAGGCCTCGACATCCAGTTGAAGATTCTACAATCCTTGCCGTCAATCTTGCAGTTTTACTCCAGAGACCTCAGTGGGGAGCTTCTCGCCAGCACATTGGAAATATGTGCGACTTTACAAGCCAGCAAACCCCTTTCCGTCTCCAGCACGGCGGCTGCCacgctccagcagctggtggtgTCAATATTCGAACGAGTTTCAACCGAAGACAACATTTCCGATGATTCAAAATCCACCACAACCGTCAAAGTCAACGGCAACTCGATCGAGGTGGCACAATTTGCGTTTGATGCGTTACAGGTTCTAGACGACCTGTGTCGCCTTATCGATGGGGACCAATTACGGTTTCTGCGCATCAAAAGCTTGTCGCCAGCTTTTGTACTCGAGTTGATTGAGAGCATTATCACCAATAGCGGACGCCTGTTTGTCGGTCACCCTGAGCTGTCACAAGTCCTGCGTGTTCGGTTTATTCCGCTGGCTATCCGATACCTCTCCGAGAGACATCCCTTTGCTCAGACTATTCGAGTCGCCCGGATTCTCCTTGTGCTCCTCAAGCGCCACATGTCTCTTCTGACAGCGGAGTGCGAGATGGTGCTGGGCCTGATGATACATCTCCTCGAGCCCGATGGGACGACTCCTTGGAAACGAGTGCTGTGCATGGAAGTCTTCCGAGGGCTGTACGCAGAGCCGGGAGTCGTGCGACAGATTTACTCGTTGTATGATGGTGTCGAAGGCCGAAAGAATGTCCTTCGTGATCACATGGCTTCGCTTGTTAAGCTGGCTTCAGAGAAGCCCTCCTTGATCGGTGTCAGCAATCAGTCAACGGTTCCTACACGTGCCGACCATTCAAGATCTGCCACCGAGGATCAGATTACCCTTGAGACAGGTGGCGTTACCGGTGTCATCGGGgcaacagcgccagcgacTGAGACAAGCGTGTCCGGTATCAGCACCCAATGGAGTGTGCCTCGCACTGCATATATAGAGTTTCTCGACAAAACGGAgccaccgctgcctccgGATACCTATGTCTATAGCCTTGTCCTAAACTGTATCAGCAGTTTTGCGGAAGGACTTGCCAAGTTTATACTGCCCGTGACGGTTCCGGATGCAAAGCAAAAGCGCAAAACCCGATTCCTGAATCCTGACCAAAGACATGATTCTGCCAGACCATCGCAGGAGCTTTCCAGGGCTGATTCTTGGAGAATGCAGTCCAACACACGGTCTAAAAAGCCACCTGTCCCAGTCAATCCTCTGGATTTGCAGTCGCACACTCAATATTCTGCCATCAAGACCTGCGCCTCAACAATTGATCATTGCTGGCCTGCGGTGCTCGCGGCTTGTTCCACATTTTTACATGCGTCATTGGATGATGAGTACTACCATAACCTCGTCCGCGCCTTCCAGAAGCTGGCACATGTCGCCGGTCTGCTTAGACTTTCTGTGCCCCGGGACGCTTTTCTAACAACTCTTGGGAAAGCGGCCATGCCCGCGAGTGTCGGCGGTCCAAAGTCACAAGCTCCTGGGACTCCCACCCCTTCTGGCTCGCAGCAAAGCGATAGCCCTCATAGGAGACGAAAGAGTTCAGATCTGTCGCGCACCAACCCGATAACAGCAGACTCTTCGGGAGCCTCATCTGTGGAAGGGCCCTCGGTGACCTTGAGTACAAGGAATCTTCTTTGCCTTCGGGCTTTACTCAATCTGGGGATCGCCTTGGGTCCAACTTTAGACCAGCCGGCCTGGTCAATCCTCCTCGAGACATTACAGTATAGTGGACTGGTGATTGGCATGTCCACAAGTGCAATGGTCAAATCGGCCAGCGGCTCTGGGGAATCTGCCCCAGTTCCTGGGAACGATGTGCCCACAGCTAATCTCGGGGCAGAGGTCATTGCAGTTCAGGCAGCATCTGCAAAGATGTTCGAGAGCACCGGCGACTATCCTAGTGCCTCCTTCAAGGAGATTTTGCTTGCCCTGTTGAAATTCTCTGCATTCACTGAACAAGACGAACCGCAGGAAACGACAAAGAAGGTATCGGACTCTCCCGGGTCGCCTCAGTCCGCTCGGAAAGCCGGTCGCTTGCATCAAAATGCCCGACGTGTATCACACACTGTAGGCAGATCAAGGATGCAAGATGAGGAGCTAAAGTTCGTCCTGGAGAAAGGAAATGAGCTGGCCAAAGCAAATCTTGAAAGGCTATCCTCGCTTGACGAAGAGGATAGTGCAGCGTGGCAACTTTTGACCCAAAGCCTCATTTCCATCTCGCCAAATACAGCAATTAGCCCCAACCTCCGCCTGCAGGCCAGTGGGATCTTGAACTCGCTCGTGTTCTTGACCATGAAACCAGGGGACGGAGCGGACCCGACGGTCCAGAACAAGATTCAAATGAGAAACTTGCAGACGCTCAAGGATCAAGTTGCTTCGCTTTATACATCACATTCGTCTTCGGCCAAATCTCTTCCAGCCACCGTTATCGAGATCCACGAACATAGCCTGGAAGTGCTGGGGAGTGTTCTGGAACAATATGCAGAGACCCTGGTGGACGGTTGGAGTCTTATCTTCGACCTGATCTCTGGTGTCTTCCACGCTGATCCGGAGACTGATCAATCAACTACGGCTACGGCACGCAGAGCATCCGCTCTTCCGGCCGGCCCTCGTCTGGTCCGAGCTGCCTACAAATCACTACAGCTGGTAGCCTCTGACTTCCTTTCTCTACTTCCGGCGCCTTGCCTCCTCAGTCTCGTGAACTCCTTCTCTAGCTTCGCATCCCAAACCCAAGATTTCAATATCTCTCTTACAACCAcctctttcttctggaaTGTATCCGATTTTCTCCAGGGGCAAATTGAGCGATTCTCCATCGAGAGCCATGTTGATGCCTCTGTCAGTGAAGAAGAGCTATCCAATTTGGCAGGGGGCGATGATCCTTCCGTTTCACGAAATTCActctggctgctgttgctgctgcgtATCGTTGATATTACAACAGATAGCAGGCCAGAGATCCGAAACAGCGCGATTCATACATTGCTAAGGATCTTCGATGCTTATGGACAGCAGCTTTCCCCGAAGGCGTGGCGTCTGTGTCTCAACAGAGTGCTTTTCCGGATGGTTGAGGAAGTCGAAAATATGCTCTTCCAGTTCAAGGACAACCAAGACGGCATGAAAGGCGAAGACCTCAAGTCGTGGGTGGAAACTACTGTCGTGATGATCAAGGGGGTTTCGAGTCTGATGACGAATTTCTTTGAAGCGATCGTTCGCGACGACAAGTTCGATCAATCCTGGAACCGTCTTCTGAAATACCTCCAGGCATTAGTCGATCTGCATCTGCTAGAATTCAGCGAAGCAACGTTCTCCAGTCTCTCGGAGATTCTTCTCAGGGTGCAAGACTCGATCAGCAAAGATGCACTTCGATGTGCGTGGCGCCTCTGGGCGGATGGCCATCCAGCCGAAGACCAGGCCATGCTGGAGCTCGACCGACCCAACCAAGATGCCGCAATGGCCTATTTGCGTACTTTTCAGCAGATCTACCGTCTTTACAAATTCCATCTAGATGC
Encoded here:
- a CDS encoding uncharacterized protein (ID:PFLUO_008943-T1.cds;~source:funannotate); translated protein: MSSQFLQTELANLVQESKRKNADLRSAAEQSLNELKALPSTSEAQISADLARRPTFVDPFIIACHTRHAKLAGIGVICLQRLIASRSLPSARLKDVLEGLKDTTNLSLDIQLKILQSLPSILQFYSRDLSGELLASTLEICATLQASKPLSVSSTAAATLQQLVVSIFERVSTEDNISDDSKSTTTVKVNGNSIEVAQFAFDALQVLDDLCRLIDGDQLRFLRIKSLSPAFVLELIESIITNSGRLFVGHPELSQVLRVRFIPLAIRYLSERHPFAQTIRVARILLVLLKRHMSLLTAECEMVLGLMIHLLEPDGTTPWKRVLCMEVFRGLYAEPGVVRQIYSLYDGVEGRKNVLRDHMASLVKLASEKPSLIGVSNQSTVPTRADHSRSATEDQITLETGGVTGVIGATAPATETSVSGISTQWSVPRTAYIEFLDKTEPPLPPDTYVYSLVLNCISSFAEGLAKFILPVTVPDAKQKRKTRFLNPDQRHDSARPSQELSRADSWRMQSNTRSKKPPVPVNPLDLQSHTQYSAIKTCASTIDHCWPAVLAACSTFLHASLDDEYYHNLVRAFQKLAHVAGLLRLSVPRDAFLTTLGKAAMPASVGGPKSQAPGTPTPSGSQQSDSPHRRRKSSDLSRTNPITADSSGASSVEGPSVTLSTRNLLCLRALLNLGIALGPTLDQPAWSILLETLQYSGLVIGMSTSAMVKSASGSGESAPVPGNDVPTANLGAEVIAVQAASAKMFESTGDYPSASFKEILLALLKFSAFTEQDEPQETTKKVSDSPGSPQSARKAGRLHQNARRVSHTVGRSRMQDEELKFVLEKGNELAKANLERLSSLDEEDSAAWQLLTQSLISISPNTAISPNLRLQASGILNSLVFLTMKPGDGADPTVQNKIQMRNLQTLKDQVASLYTSHSSSAKSLPATVIEIHEHSLEVLGSVLEQYAETLVDGWSLIFDLISGVFHADPETDQSTTATARRASALPAGPRLVRAAYKSLQLVASDFLSLLPAPCLLSLVNSFSSFASQTQDFNISLTTTSFFWNVSDFLQGQIERFSIESHVDASVSEEELSNLAGGDDPSVSRNSLWLLLLLRIVDITTDSRPEIRNSAIHTLLRIFDAYGQQLSPKAWRLCLNRVLFRMVEEVENMLFQFKDNQDGMKGEDLKSWVETTVVMIKGVSSLMTNFFEAIVRDDKFDQSWNRLLKYLQALVDLHLLEFSEATFSSLSEILLRVQDSISKDALRCAWRLWADGHPAEDQAMLELDRPNQDAAMAYLRTFQQIYRLYKFHLDAEHIEKVLQHLRLLIWNSVCPRYSPDVDRPSAVQGLVMECIKTLCREKHDSQPAILLCLADLSDSALSKWSLGADSRRPAFVAFSKNAIDLTSWYITEFGIKKDIFSNGALATALERLSAPIMQKYMWQGKDREPFLWQKATTTSLNVLQVAVPYVEKQYTEANQPETSRFWQCVVDITHGIVSARGFQTQRLSNARILADESFDISAFIRLKTLILPSLGAAAIPDSIRRDFACALFHSSFIYTPQRFDLPAARIEEAPLKDFYTIRPGRTFDPPPTLRPKIAYVLIDTLFELASSPHDKNPNEPSPHTLLARSISPYLLLRCAVSLKSYIADQPLRGLMPQPTPARKALLHLLLHLVQLKSEPSAIPDPPAIQTVSAVASSANTKGSTSAQHSHRHLEWLYPLVVGAVQVAGKERDDGQVLQALGKVLQELGLV